One window from the genome of Nicotiana tomentosiformis chromosome 5, ASM39032v3, whole genome shotgun sequence encodes:
- the LOC104101128 gene encoding 5-epiaristolochene 1,3-dihydroxylase — protein MQFFSLVSIFLFLSFLFLLRKWKNSNSQSKKLPPGPWKIPILGSMLHMIGGEPHHVLRDLAKKYGPLMHLQLGEISAVVVTSREMAKEVLKTHDMVFASRPKIVAMDIICYNQSDIAFSPYGDQWRQMRKICVMELLNAKNVRSFSSIRRDEVVRLIDSIRSDSSSGELVNFTQRIIWFASSMTCRSAFGQVLKGQDIFAKKIREVIGLAEGFDVVDIFPSYKFLHVLSGMKRKLLNAHLKVDAIVEDVINEHKKNLAAGKSNGALGGEDLIDVLLRLKNDTSLQFPITNNNIKAVIVDMFAAGTETSSTTTVWAMAEMMKNPSVFTKAQAEVREAFRDKVSFDENDVEELKYLKLVIKETLRLHPPSPLLVPRECREDTDINGYTIPAKTKVMVNVWALGRDPKYWDDAESFKPERFEQCSMDFFGNNFEFLPFGGGRRICPGMSFGLANLYLPLAQLLYHFDWKLPTGIKPRDLDLTELSGITIARKGDLYLNATPYQPSRLI, from the exons ATGCAATTCTTCAGCTTGGTTTCCATTTTCCTATTCCTATCTTTCCTATTTTTGTTGAGGAAATGGAAGAACTCTAATAGCCAAAGCAAAAAATTGCCACCAGGTCCATGGAAAATACCAATACTAGGAAGTATGCTTCATATGATTGGTGGAGAACCACACCATGTCCTTAGAGATTTAGCCAAAAAATATGGACCACTTATGCACCTTCAGTTAGGTGAAATTTCTGCAGTTGTGGTTACTTCTAGGGAGATGGCAAAAGAAGTACTAAAAACTCATGACATGGTTTTTGCATCTAGGCCTAAAATTGTAGCCATGGACATTATCTGTTATAACCAGTCCGACATTGCCTTTAGCCCTTATGGCGACCAGTGGAGACAAATGCGTAAAATTTGTGTCATGGAACTTCTCAATGCAAAGAATGTTCGGTCCTTCAGCTCGATCAGACGTGATGAAGTCGTTCGTCTCATTGACTCTATCCGGTCAGATTCTTCTTCTGGTGAGCTAGTTAATTTTACGCAGAGGATCATTTGGTTTGCAAGCTCCATGACGTGTAGATCAGCATTTGGGCAAGTACTCAAGGGGCAAGATATATTTGCAAAAAAGATCAGAGAAGTAATAGGATTAGCAGAAGGCTTTGATGTGGTAGACATCTTCCCTTCATACAAGTTTCTTCATGTTCTCAGTGGAATGAAGCGTAAACTTCTGAATGCCCACCTTAAGGTAGATGCCATTGTTGAGGATGTCATCAACGAGCACAAGAAAAATCTTGCAGCTGGCAAGAGTAATGGTGCATTAGGAGGTGAAGATCTAATTGATGTCCTACTAAGACTTAAGAATGATACAAGTCTTCAATTTCCCATCAccaacaacaatatcaaagctGTTATTGTT GACATGTTTGCTGCCGGAACGGAAACTTCATCAACAACAACTGTATGGGCTATGGCTGAAATGATGAAGAATCCAAGTGTATTCACCAAAGCTCAAGCAGAAGTGCGAGAAGCCTTTAGGGACAAAGTATCTTTTGATGAAAACGATGTGGAGGAGCTGAAATACTTAAAGTTAGTCATTAAAGAAACTTTGAGACTTCATCCACCCTCTCCACTTTTGGTCCCAAGAGAATGCAGGGAAGACACAGATATAAACGGCTACACTATTCCTGCGAAGACCAAAGTTATGGTTAATGTTTGGGCATTGGGAAGAGATCCAAAATATTGGGATGACGCCGAAAGCTTTAAGCCAGAGAGATTTGAGCAATGCTCTATGGATTTTTTTGGTAATAATTTTGAGTTTCTTCCCTTTGGTGGTGGACGGAGAATTTGTCCTGGAATGTCATTTGGTTTAGCTAATCTTTACTTGCCATTGGCCCAATTGCTGTATCACTTCGACTGGAAACTCCCAACTGGAATCAAGCCAAGAGACTTGGACTTGACTGAATTATCTGGAATAACTATTGCTAGAAAGGGTGACCTTTACTTAAATGCCACTCCTTATCAACCGTCGAGACTAATTTAG